The Micropterus dolomieu isolate WLL.071019.BEF.003 ecotype Adirondacks linkage group LG11, ASM2129224v1, whole genome shotgun sequence genomic interval AGGTTAAAAAGGCGTGaaactgtaaaacattaaaCTGAAGCCACTGACCTCCAGATTTGTCAGTAGACAACAACTTAGTGTTGCATTGAACTGTGCCAATTAGTTATGTAACACCACCCCTGTGGGGACAGAGGCTGGGTTAAACTGCTACTTTTCATAACTAGCAGGCTTCATTTTTGAAAGGGTTTAAGATTTTAGCACAGTCAGTCATGTCAGTTTTAAACCGTTAAGACAGCAGCTGTCTGTTATTCTGTGTCTAGGTTTTCACCATGTAAACCAACAACTCATCATAATGCTTCTGGTAAAAATAGCAGAGCAGCAGCCAAAAGCCAACACTACCCATCCATTTTGCAGCCGAGCTCATGATCAGAGATACTTTAGTCCCATTGCTGCACTACTTATAGGATGCTAAACACATGTTTGCAGTGGAGAACACTCTAATCACCGATCTGAACGTGTAGAGTGGTGGTTAAGCAATTTAGCGCTTGTCTTGTTACATTACAGTCTTTGCTATGTTGAGGCGAAACAATTGAAAGCCAGACTTGTCAggtcaaattaaaaataacCCAATGACTTGCAGTCTGTTCCAAATATTGCATAATTGTTATGCACTAAATGGGCCATGAAGTTAACTTCAGACCAGTAGTTGTCATATACACAAAGGGTTTTATGTTCTTGGAGTAAACTATATggataataatatatattttttgtcatttgttttgcctTATATATAGCTGTATTGTGTCACTTGagtgacacactgtaaatgACAGCtgcagtaaaatatttagttgATTATTTAGCACCCACAGCCCTTCCCACCTCTTCTCAGTATAATATAATGACTTATCTTCATACCAACATGCCCTATCTCACCTTTAACCTACTTAAACCTTCTCTAACATACATGGTTCTATTCGATTTTCTTGTCAGgatgtgtctgtctttgtctcttcctctccttaaTTGCCTTTCCTTTTGTGACCTTTGTCCGTTTGTCAacacttcttctctctctctctctgtttagcTAATGAAGCGTCATGGCCTAGCATCAGTAAGAGTGTGTCAGATTGGAGGACCAACAGTCCAGAACAGGTACTCTACTGTTTCTATGCTAGAACTAGGGAGATGATAGCAAAAGTTATCTTCACTGTAGTCATTCTCATACATTCTGTATTAGATTATTTCAACCAaaatttttcactttgcagtCAGGCTTTAGATAAATCGTTTTCAaattgtctctctttcttcattTCATTGTCTCTCCTTTCCGCCAGCATCCCTCTGGTTATGGTACCTACCCCAGTGCCACCCACCAGGCGGCAGGGCACCACTGTGCCACCAGCTCCCTGCCCCGTTCTGCCCCTGGTACACTGGGCTGGCCCCGATCCAGTGCTGCAAATTCCAattcatcctcctcttcatcatcttcctcttcacaacaAATACAGCAACGGATCTCTGTCCCTCCAAAGTCAAGCCAAGGTaatttaaagagtaacttaagACCTCGCTTAAAAGCATGCTGCTTCACCTCTGACAACAATAAAGGGTAGCAGATTAAATCACTGGAGGTTTGAATTCCAGTTATTTTTTAGGCTCTTTAATTGTTTCACATGGGTGTTCTACCTCTTAGCATTTCTAACAAAATATTACAAGCCTCTCTCTTTTCTTGAAACGAATGATAAGCTGGAGATGTGGGTGTAGAGTTGGAAATCAAGTGTTAATTATAAATTTTCcctgctctgtctctgctgttagGCGCTGCCTCCACCCCCCAGCCCTCGCCCTTGTCCCCACAAACAGAGCGAACAGATCCCCCTCCGGCGGTGGCCGTACGTCCCTACGTCCCGGACCACCCCTCCAGGCCCCAGTCCCCCAGAAAAGGCCCTGCCACTATGAACAGCAGCTCCATCTACAGCATGTACCTCCAGCAGCCTCAGGCCAAAAACTATGGGTCTCTGAGCAACAGGACTACTCTCAAAGCAGGTAATTAAATAGATAGATAGCAGATAGACAGACTAAAGATAGTGTATGTTTAACATTGTTTACCATGTCCACAATCAAAAATCCATCTAAACACTATCTGTCtgcttttcctttctctccatAGTCTATGGTAAACCCATCCTACCCACCTCTTCCACCTCGCCGTCCCCTGTCCCTTTTCTccaggggggaggaggagtaAAATCAGGAGGAGAGGATGTTACAGATAAAGAAGGAGGGAAAGGAGGAGGCGAGAGTAGTGATGGGCAAATCCTCCCTCCACCCAGCGTAGACAACATCCCTCGCCCCCTGAGTCCCACTAAGCTCACCCCAGTTGGTGGGTACCACGTACCAGGTTCCACATGACATTGTAGATTTTGCAGTATAAATTGAGTATctgtgacaaaaacatttcaggacTGTCAGTCTACTTGCTATAAATTTACATTATTCTACTCGtcagtaaaaagctaatttccCCTCTGATAATTTCCTTAGTAAATATAATATGTtgtactaaaataaatagtgatGGTGGGTTAGGGTGATGATGTTTGGGATCCTCCTGGGAGAACCAGACCAATTAATAACAAaatttcaacaaacaaaacagaagaagaaatgtgTACTTTTAAACATCACAGAATCCCCCACAAACTCATTTTGATTTCCCACCTCTGCCCTCCACAGCTCACTCACAGCTACGTTTCCAGAGTGACGCTGATCTGGAGGTTCTCCGCCGACGTCTCAGCAATGCCCCACGACCCCTGAAAAAACGGAGCTCAATCACAGAGCCTGAGGGACCACAGGGGCCAAACATCCAAAAGCTACTTTATCAAAGGTCCGTGCTACTGTATACTGTATCCTACCATCAGAACAAATCAAGTTTTATGAAACTGAATTTGAAACAGACTGAACCTTGCTGCAGCTTGGTTAAAGGTGATTTATGTTGTGGTCTGTAGGTTCAACACGTTGGCGGGAGGCATGGAAGGAGGCTCAGGTGAGACACTGTGATTTGATGATACTGCCTTGCCTCAgcacagtatatacagtatagtataTCTTATGGCTCTTAATGGTATTGATGATGCTTAAATCTGCTGTTTCTCTCTTAATTCCAGCCAATACTTTCTATCAGCCTGACTGCCTTTTGGGTGACATGGACAACATCCACTCAGCAAATGGGAATGTGGAACCTGTTGACAAGCACGTCGGTATGGCAAACGCAGAGGGCGAAGTTCAAAACCTGAACTCGAGCTCCCGCCGCTTGTCCCCTCCTTCTGTTGTCATAGAAACATCCAAAGACACGACAGCAAAAGCGGAAACTACCAATAATGTGTCTCCATCAACCCAACCCAGCCCGCCCCCGGCACCTGAGGACCAGAACAATAACAATCAGAGAGGATCTAGTCCCGCACACAACTCTGTAGGCCACGCCTCTCCTTCTCCATCACCCCCTGCTCCACCTTCACTGCCTAAGGTAGggtttattttataattacacCTGATGTGAGGTACACACATTAAAACTAGGGCTTCTGTTTGCTAAAATGGACTCTAATAATTCTTATACCCTATACATTTGATAAACACTGCATAAGTCCTCTACTTTGTTGTGTTTGCCTCTGAAATATGTTACTgataaactaaacaaaaaatttTGTGGTGTGAAAGCTAATGTGCCAGATTAAGCAGTAAGTACTTACTTAGCAATTCCTATTCTGCATTGTCAACACTTTTCTGGCTCTCTCCCTGTGGGCTGCAGGTGAAGCGAACCAACCTGAAGAAGCCGTCATCAGAGCGAACAGGCCACGGCCTGAGAGTGAAGTTCAACCCTCTAGCTCTGCTGCTGGACGCATCGCTAGAGGGGGAGTTTGATCTGGTTCAGAGGATTATATATGAGGTAACAAAAGAGTATGTTGTTGTTAGAGAATTTGTATTGTAATACATTCTCATATCTCACATGTGTAATGCTTCATAACTGCCTGCAGAGCTCAAATCAAATCAGGccaggtttatttgcacagctCAATATTACAGGGAATCAAAGGGCTTTACAAGCCTACATTAGTAATGGTTCCAAACCCATCCAGCAAGAAAACAAGGAAAACCACCCTCCAAAAAACCTATGGAGACACCCATGAATTTAAAGACAGATCCCCTCCCCTCTTGGACATCTGGGAATGCAATTGGACCCATTGGTTGCAAAATGGCAGTAACATGAACAATCATGTAACATTCAGTagtaaaatataatgtaaatgtaaaagaaatgtAATGAATGTAAACTCAGAATATATAAGAATAGCCCAAAAAGACAATTCCTCAGTTTTACACATCAATTTCCAGGTCCCAGGTGCAAACTGGTGTATGGAAAGAGTCGCGACATGGGACAGCTCAGAGGATGCGTAGCTTGGTGGACGAGGTCAAGATAGGCAGATAAACTGAGCTTAAGGATGGAAATAACTAGGAGGATGAATAACGTAGAACCCTGGGAGTGGGAACATTGAGTGGCTCATTAGGTTTGATGGCAACACATGACAGATTGTCATCTGCAAAGaagtaaggcaaggcaagtttatttgtatagcacatttcaataATAAgccaattcaaagtgctttacattaaacatataaGCAACACAGggaaactgaaaaagaaacacattaaaatataattttgcaaagggtgaaatagaaaataaaaacaggcggACATAGATGAAGCTGAAGCTGCTAATTAGGTCACAGGATGGTAGCATATACTATACATAGTGAAAGGTATTAGACCAAATGCCAAGCCTTTAGCGACACCACACCTCACCGTGTGGAGACTGTGTCTTACGAAGGACCTAAACCTTGAGAGtgctacattttttttactgtttttaagaTGATTTAGTTAAACGTTACAATTGATCTTATTGAATGTTGTGCTTAGGTcaaagaaatataaattaaGGTACTCTGAAGCCACAGAATGTTGAAAGCAGTGAAGTGTAATCTCACTAGAGAATCTTCTGTTAAGCCCTCAAATTTTGAGCTGTCTGTCGAGTAGGGCTAAATATCATTGGAGACAGTTTGGTTCCAATACTTTTACTACTAATTTGGTTACATTTGGATGAATATATTTCCTTGTGCAATTGAAGAATATTTGTACATGCCAACAGTTActgtacacccacacacagattGCCTCAACAGATCTACTAATAACTGGAGGATTTTGAAGCTTTTCATTACCTTCATGACAATGCTTTTTAAGAGTTAACAGCTTTGATCCTCAGCAGCTCTGTCAGGGGAGGGGTGGTCTCAATTGTCAAGATGTGGAACGTTATTTTTGAGGACACATTCACTCTCTGTATGTACAGCAGCACAGAGCTCCTGAGAAAAAACCCTTACATCTTGAAAAGCCCCATCTATCTCCCTGGCATCTTTCACTTGGAGACTGGACGAAAGTGCTTACTGACTCTTCAAACTGCAAACTCTAGCTGATACTCTCAAGGAAACATTCACGTGCTTCACATCCGGAACAAGCTTTGGTTTTGTACCCCGAGGCAGTAAGACTCAACTCAACAACTTCCATGCTGTATCCTGAGTTTTGTTGTGAGTTCAGGAACTTGGCACGTCTATAGTGCTCTCCACGGGGGCTTAAGTTAAGAGTTTCTCAAAGCTGATACAAATGCGGGCGTTTAGGGGGATTTTTCCATTGTTTCTGTGGACAGCCAATCTTTCTAATAAGTCTATTATATGCATGTTTTCTCATCTTTAAGGTGGAAAATCCCAGTATGCCTAATGATGAAGGCATAACTCCTCTTCATAATGCTGTCTGCGCTGGCCATCACCACATTGTTAAGTTCCTGCTGGACTTTGGAGTTAATGTAAACGCAGCTGACAGTGACGGATGGTCAGTACCTTCAATCAGTCATTTAATCATGCAGTAGTCCAGACTAATAATAGAACTGTGGCTGCTGGGGGACCAGAGGGTGTTTGGGTAATGAACACACTCTGTGGCAGTGGTACTAGAGCTCAGAGGCAACAATGACAGAGATAATTGCATTTTTGACTCAGCTGCCTTCGCAGTATTGAAGGATGAGATTACCAAGTCTAATGAGGAGCCACATTCAGGAGTtacatgatttaatttattcatgtttCGTTAATGTCAGCCTGATTCACAATGGCATTAACTGTGTTTAGCCTAGCAGAGTTTTAATACAAGTGCATTACTGGAACATCTTTGTCTTTTGTATACCAGAGGTGAATGAACCTTGTCTAGCAAAGTCTGTTTAAAGTCATGTTTTAATGCTGTACCTCCCAGGACTCCTCTGCACTGTGCAGCCTCATGTAACAGCGTCCACCTCTGTAAGATGCTGGTGGAGTCGGGCGCCGCCATTTTCGCCACAACAATTAGCGACGTGGAAACAGCGGCAGACAAATGTGAAGAAATGGAAGAGGGCTATACACAGTGTTCTCAGTTCCTCTATGGTAGGTAAATGTATACAGACAAATGTGGCATCAGGTCAACTGCAGTCCACATGGAAAGACAATTCTTAAATTTGATGTGACTTTATACTCTTTATGTATGTTTCCCAGGTGTACAAGAAAAGTTGGGTGTGATGAACAAAGGCTTGGTCTACGCTCTCTGGGACTACCCGGCCCAGCAGGCCGATGAGCTGTCCTTCAGCGAGGGTGATGCCCTCACCGTGCTACGTCGGCGTGACGACACTGAGACAGAGTGGTGGTGGGCCCGGCTTAATGACCACGAGGGATATATACCCAGAAACCTGCTGGGGGTGAGAGAACACAAGACGTGACAACAGACACCGTTTCATCTATGTGCGCACATATagtgttttgtccacaacaacTCTCATCATGTGAACAGCTCTcatccatctttatatacagtttacaGGCTAAAAAGTTGACATGTTGCTAAGCCCCACGCCCCAGTTATTGTTGCTACTTTTTTCAAGTTTTCTTTTCTAGCACAGCACAAATGCAGTTTATAGTGTTAACAAGGgcaaatttaacacacacaattctTGGTAATATTTTAAACAACGGGTCCTTGATTTAATACAGATTAAACACAAGCAGGCTTCTCATTTCCCGCCAGCGACAGTCTGGCAGGCTTGATCAACTGTAGCAAGTtaattaagctaacattagtgCCACAAGTTGGTTGAAAACTTCGTAgagtttttaatgtttccagctGACTCATTTTAACACCAGAATCTTGTAAAAGTCGGATAAATATGTGTTTGCTAAAAATATTTATCAGACCTTCTTAATTAacttgcctggtaaaataaagctttaataataaaaaagacagcTCCAACCTTTCAGCAGCAACTTTACAGTATACCATGCTGCCTCACTGTATGTGATAATTGAATGTTATACCTGAAAACTTATTTTCACACTAAACACCAAAACTGATTTCCGTTCATTCAGTAAATGAAATGTGATTCACCAGAAGCCACAGCTTCTTAAGTGGCAGATTTATTCCCCTTATTGTCTTACAGTGTGCCTTCATGATGTTCAGGCACCTTGAGAACCATGTTAACATGATGTAGTGACCCtgccctctctccctctatctTGCTCTCTCTCCAGCTGTATCCAAGGATCAAACCCAGACAGCGCTCACTGGCATGAAGCCCAGATCAGGAGCCACATGCACACTCGCAGAGGGCGCATgcacacagagaagaagaggagcagtGGCATGTGATTGGAAGCATTAAGTCAGGAAAGAAAGAACAATCGATGGAGGTAGTCAGCAGATGGAATGagggcagaaagagagaaacaaagatgGACTGAAGAACTTTTTCCCCTGTTTGTTTGGATTTGATGCTGGAACCACGAAACCACTTTATGGTAGAATCATAATATATTTTCAGTGAGTCGCTGCAGTTAAAAGAAATTGCCTGAATCTCATTTTGAGCAACAGTAGCTTGGCAACTTCACACAAGCCGCATGAGAGaagctgaacaaaaaaaacaaagatca includes:
- the LOC123979217 gene encoding apoptosis-stimulating of p53 protein 1-like isoform X2, which produces MLPVILTVYLSDTQQMLTEVPVTPATRVIDVVEYCKEAGEGECHLAEKWNGHERVLPQELLLLDLLQQWGARRPEVSFYLRHCPSWTQEKQRPLEQSWTTEATESANDRVPRVELTLSELQEMATRQQQQIEAQQQMLVAKEQRLRYLQQGGRSNQGQTQSEAEKLQRLKERVETQEAKLKKIRAMRGQVDYSKLINGNLSAEIDHVSSLFQEKQAELQSAVVRVDQLTQQLEDLRRGRLQLHSVAPAQGAPTGSQGAPTGQKGSPLSGPAALELRKLYQELQARNRHNLEQSSKLAQNKELLNKRNAQVTVMDQRIGDLRERLHKKRAELSRMNGGGVSSPPISSHPGGGVSGRVAAVCPYIQVPAEGRQEAGYPMSADPPPKPTPLSHIRSLSEEDRSAARKPPSQWKVSDLDIVLSEPTDTWEGPRSPQGGDGHNTNEASWPSISKSVSDWRTNSPEQHPSGYGTYPSATHQAAGHHCATSSLPRSAPGTLGWPRSSAANSNSSSSSSSSSSQQIQQRISVPPKSSQGAASTPQPSPLSPQTERTDPPPAVAVRPYVPDHPSRPQSPRKGPATMNSSSIYSMYLQQPQAKNYGSLSNRTTLKAVYGKPILPTSSTSPSPVPFLQGGGGVKSGGEDVTDKEGGKGGGESSDGQILPPPSVDNIPRPLSPTKLTPVAHSQLRFQSDADLEVLRRRLSNAPRPLKKRSSITEPEGPQGPNIQKLLYQRFNTLAGGMEGGSANTFYQPDCLLGDMDNIHSANGNVEPVDKHVGMANAEGEVQNLNSSSRRLSPPSVVIETSKDTTAKAETTNNVSPSTQPSPPPAPEDQNNNNQRGSSPAHNSVGHASPSPSPPAPPSLPKVKRTNLKKPSSERTGHGLRVKFNPLALLLDASLEGEFDLVQRIIYEVENPSMPNDEGITPLHNAVCAGHHHIVKFLLDFGVNVNAADSDGWTPLHCAASCNSVHLCKMLVESGAAIFATTISDVETAADKCEEMEEGYTQCSQFLYGVQEKLGVMNKGLVYALWDYPAQQADELSFSEGDALTVLRRRDDTETEWWWARLNDHEGYIPRNLLGLYPRIKPRQRSLA
- the LOC123979217 gene encoding apoptosis-stimulating of p53 protein 1-like isoform X4, which translates into the protein MLPVILTVYLSDTQQMLTEVPVTPATRVIDVVEYCKEAGEGECHLAEKWNGHERVLPQELLLLDLLQQWGARRPEVSFYLRHCPSWTQEKQRPLEQSWTTEATESANDRVPRVELTLSELQEMATRQQQQIEAQQQMLVAKEQRLRYLQQGGRSNQGQTQSEAEKLQRLKERVETQEAKLKKIRAMRGQVDYSKLINGNLSAEIDHVSSLFQEKQAELQSAVVRVDQLTQQLEDLRRGRLQLHSVAPAQGAPTGSQGAPTGQKGSPLSGPAALELRKLYQELQARNRHNLEQSSKLAQNKELLNKRNAQVTVMDQRIGDLRERLHKKRAELSRMNGGGVSSPPISSHPGGGVSGRVAAVCPYIQVPAEGRQEAGYPMSADPPPKPTPLSHIRSLSANEASWPSISKSVSDWRTNSPEQHPSGYGTYPSATHQAAGHHCATSSLPRSAPGTLGWPRSSAANSNSSSSSSSSSSQQIQQRISVPPKSSQGAASTPQPSPLSPQTERTDPPPAVAVRPYVPDHPSRPQSPRKGPATMNSSSIYSMYLQQPQAKNYGSLSNRTTLKAVYGKPILPTSSTSPSPVPFLQGGGGVKSGGEDVTDKEGGKGGGESSDGQILPPPSVDNIPRPLSPTKLTPVAHSQLRFQSDADLEVLRRRLSNAPRPLKKRSSITEPEGPQGPNIQKLLYQRFNTLAGGMEGGSANTFYQPDCLLGDMDNIHSANGNVEPVDKHVGMANAEGEVQNLNSSSRRLSPPSVVIETSKDTTAKAETTNNVSPSTQPSPPPAPEDQNNNNQRGSSPAHNSVGHASPSPSPPAPPSLPKVKRTNLKKPSSERTGHGLRVKFNPLALLLDASLEGEFDLVQRIIYEVENPSMPNDEGITPLHNAVCAGHHHIVKFLLDFGVNVNAADSDGWTPLHCAASCNSVHLCKMLVESGAAIFATTISDVETAADKCEEMEEGYTQCSQFLYGVQEKLGVMNKGLVYALWDYPAQQADELSFSEGDALTVLRRRDDTETEWWWARLNDHEGYIPRNLLGLYPRIKPRQRSLA
- the LOC123979217 gene encoding apoptosis-stimulating of p53 protein 1-like isoform X5, whose amino-acid sequence is MATRQQQQIEAQQQMLVAKKDVITSSHLSPAHIKTLRKEQRLRYLQQGGRSNQGQTQSEAEKLQRLKERVETQEAKLKKIRAMRGQVDYSKLINGNLSAEIDHVSSLFQEKQAELQSAVVRVDQLTQQLEDLRRGRLQLHSVAPAQGAPTGSQGAPTGQKGSPLSGPAALELRKLYQELQARNRHNLEQSSKLAQNKELLNKRNAQVTVMDQRIGDLRERLHKKRAELSRMNGGGVSSPPISSHPGGGVSGRVAAVCPYIQVPAEGRQEAGYPMSADPPPKPTPLSHIRSLSEEDRSAARKPPSQWKVSDLDIVLSEPTDTWEGPRSPQGGDGHNTNEASWPSISKSVSDWRTNSPEQHPSGYGTYPSATHQAAGHHCATSSLPRSAPGTLGWPRSSAANSNSSSSSSSSSSQQIQQRISVPPKSSQGAASTPQPSPLSPQTERTDPPPAVAVRPYVPDHPSRPQSPRKGPATMNSSSIYSMYLQQPQAKNYGSLSNRTTLKAVYGKPILPTSSTSPSPVPFLQGGGGVKSGGEDVTDKEGGKGGGESSDGQILPPPSVDNIPRPLSPTKLTPVAHSQLRFQSDADLEVLRRRLSNAPRPLKKRSSITEPEGPQGPNIQKLLYQRFNTLAGGMEGGSANTFYQPDCLLGDMDNIHSANGNVEPVDKHVGMANAEGEVQNLNSSSRRLSPPSVVIETSKDTTAKAETTNNVSPSTQPSPPPAPEDQNNNNQRGSSPAHNSVGHASPSPSPPAPPSLPKVKRTNLKKPSSERTGHGLRVKFNPLALLLDASLEGEFDLVQRIIYEVENPSMPNDEGITPLHNAVCAGHHHIVKFLLDFGVNVNAADSDGWTPLHCAASCNSVHLCKMLVESGAAIFATTISDVETAADKCEEMEEGYTQCSQFLYGVQEKLGVMNKGLVYALWDYPAQQADELSFSEGDALTVLRRRDDTETEWWWARLNDHEGYIPRNLLGLYPRIKPRQRSLA
- the LOC123979217 gene encoding apoptosis-stimulating of p53 protein 1-like isoform X3 produces the protein MLPVILTVYLSDTQQMLTEVPVTPATRVIDVVEYCKEAGEGECHLAEKWNGHERVLPQELLLLDLLQQWGARRPEVSFYLRHCPSWTQEKQRPLEQSWTTEATESANDRVPRVELTLSELQEMATRQQQQIEAQQQMLVAKKDVITSSHLSPAHIKTLRKEQRLRYLQQGGRSNQGQTQSEAEKLQRLKERVETQEAKLKKIRAMRGQVDYSKLINGNLSAEIDHVSSLFQEKQAELQSAVVRVDQLTQQLEDLRRGRLQLHSVAPAQGAPTGSQGAPTGQKGSPLSGPAALELRKLYQELQARNRHNLEQSSKLAQNKELLNKRNAQVTVMDQRIGDLRERLHKKRAELSRMNGGGVSSPPISSHPGGGVSGRVAAVCPYIQVPAEGRQEAGYPMSADPPPKPTPLSHIRSLSANEASWPSISKSVSDWRTNSPEQHPSGYGTYPSATHQAAGHHCATSSLPRSAPGTLGWPRSSAANSNSSSSSSSSSSQQIQQRISVPPKSSQGAASTPQPSPLSPQTERTDPPPAVAVRPYVPDHPSRPQSPRKGPATMNSSSIYSMYLQQPQAKNYGSLSNRTTLKAVYGKPILPTSSTSPSPVPFLQGGGGVKSGGEDVTDKEGGKGGGESSDGQILPPPSVDNIPRPLSPTKLTPVAHSQLRFQSDADLEVLRRRLSNAPRPLKKRSSITEPEGPQGPNIQKLLYQRFNTLAGGMEGGSANTFYQPDCLLGDMDNIHSANGNVEPVDKHVGMANAEGEVQNLNSSSRRLSPPSVVIETSKDTTAKAETTNNVSPSTQPSPPPAPEDQNNNNQRGSSPAHNSVGHASPSPSPPAPPSLPKVKRTNLKKPSSERTGHGLRVKFNPLALLLDASLEGEFDLVQRIIYEVENPSMPNDEGITPLHNAVCAGHHHIVKFLLDFGVNVNAADSDGWTPLHCAASCNSVHLCKMLVESGAAIFATTISDVETAADKCEEMEEGYTQCSQFLYGVQEKLGVMNKGLVYALWDYPAQQADELSFSEGDALTVLRRRDDTETEWWWARLNDHEGYIPRNLLGLYPRIKPRQRSLA
- the LOC123979217 gene encoding apoptosis-stimulating of p53 protein 1-like isoform X1, producing the protein MLPVILTVYLSDTQQMLTEVPVTPATRVIDVVEYCKEAGEGECHLAEKWNGHERVLPQELLLLDLLQQWGARRPEVSFYLRHCPSWTQEKQRPLEQSWTTEATESANDRVPRVELTLSELQEMATRQQQQIEAQQQMLVAKKDVITSSHLSPAHIKTLRKEQRLRYLQQGGRSNQGQTQSEAEKLQRLKERVETQEAKLKKIRAMRGQVDYSKLINGNLSAEIDHVSSLFQEKQAELQSAVVRVDQLTQQLEDLRRGRLQLHSVAPAQGAPTGSQGAPTGQKGSPLSGPAALELRKLYQELQARNRHNLEQSSKLAQNKELLNKRNAQVTVMDQRIGDLRERLHKKRAELSRMNGGGVSSPPISSHPGGGVSGRVAAVCPYIQVPAEGRQEAGYPMSADPPPKPTPLSHIRSLSEEDRSAARKPPSQWKVSDLDIVLSEPTDTWEGPRSPQGGDGHNTNEASWPSISKSVSDWRTNSPEQHPSGYGTYPSATHQAAGHHCATSSLPRSAPGTLGWPRSSAANSNSSSSSSSSSSQQIQQRISVPPKSSQGAASTPQPSPLSPQTERTDPPPAVAVRPYVPDHPSRPQSPRKGPATMNSSSIYSMYLQQPQAKNYGSLSNRTTLKAVYGKPILPTSSTSPSPVPFLQGGGGVKSGGEDVTDKEGGKGGGESSDGQILPPPSVDNIPRPLSPTKLTPVAHSQLRFQSDADLEVLRRRLSNAPRPLKKRSSITEPEGPQGPNIQKLLYQRFNTLAGGMEGGSANTFYQPDCLLGDMDNIHSANGNVEPVDKHVGMANAEGEVQNLNSSSRRLSPPSVVIETSKDTTAKAETTNNVSPSTQPSPPPAPEDQNNNNQRGSSPAHNSVGHASPSPSPPAPPSLPKVKRTNLKKPSSERTGHGLRVKFNPLALLLDASLEGEFDLVQRIIYEVENPSMPNDEGITPLHNAVCAGHHHIVKFLLDFGVNVNAADSDGWTPLHCAASCNSVHLCKMLVESGAAIFATTISDVETAADKCEEMEEGYTQCSQFLYGVQEKLGVMNKGLVYALWDYPAQQADELSFSEGDALTVLRRRDDTETEWWWARLNDHEGYIPRNLLGLYPRIKPRQRSLA